A single window of Candidatus Methanomethylicota archaeon DNA harbors:
- the purL gene encoding phosphoribosylformylglycinamidine synthase subunit PurL, whose amino-acid sequence MKNIIEKIDNIAFFDLSKTNDEDLIKISKMLGLALNLEEMKIIKSYFKRKVTDVELQTFGQTWSEHCFHKTFKGIIEIDGKEIENILKNYIKKATEELNKPWCFSVFEDNAGLIEFDNGYLIAAKVETHNHPSAIEPFGGAATGIGGVIRDILGVWGEPIALTNVLCFGPLNISYDKIIHGIKHPKYIYRGVIAGIAHYGNNMGIPNVSGSIIFDEGYIGNPIVYCGCIGILHKSQYIKETKVGDYAILIGGKTGRDGIHGVTFASTELSENSDELRSAVQIPNPFMEEKLRRAIITIRNEKLASGITDLGGGGISCAIGETAYKHGLGIEVILDNVHLKEPGLAPWEIWISESQERMLITVPKNNLEKVLQILNDEDVEYSILGIFDNSKVLRVKYKGILICEINIEFLYNPPKIIRKATSIKYEEINQEIPESKNIDEEILELLSSPNIRSKEEVIRTYDHEVRGCTVIKPLQGDNGGPNDASVIKPLKESWMGVVISCGINPFYPDPYWMAAASIEEAIRNNTCVGGRRIALLDNFVWGSPEKEDRMGSLLRAIEACYDFSKALDAPFISGKDSLYNESPLGSVRPTLLITGIGIIPDVRKAITSNLKSEGNSIYIIGITKNEMAGSAYFRMRGINGGICPKVRVDLSKRITSAIIKAIDEGIIEACHDLSEGGLGVAAAEMTIASEFGMMIDLRKVPSDIKKSNLILFSESQSRFLVEVKKGFEKVFENIFQEIPHSRIGIVKGKSLKILDLEGNCWELSLNEIRRAWRG is encoded by the coding sequence ATGAAGAACATAATTGAAAAAATTGATAACATAGCTTTTTTTGATTTATCAAAAACAAATGATGAAGATTTAATAAAAATAAGTAAAATGTTAGGTTTAGCATTAAACTTAGAAGAAATGAAAATAATAAAATCATATTTTAAAAGAAAAGTCACTGATGTTGAATTACAAACTTTTGGACAAACATGGTCTGAACATTGTTTTCATAAAACATTTAAAGGAATTATAGAAATTGATGGAAAGGAAATAGAAAATATTTTAAAAAATTATATTAAAAAAGCTACTGAAGAATTAAATAAACCATGGTGTTTTTCTGTATTTGAAGATAATGCAGGATTAATAGAATTTGATAATGGATATTTAATAGCAGCTAAAGTAGAAACTCATAATCATCCATCAGCAATTGAGCCATTTGGAGGAGCAGCGACTGGTATTGGAGGAGTAATAAGAGATATACTAGGAGTTTGGGGAGAGCCTATAGCTCTTACAAATGTACTTTGTTTTGGTCCTTTAAATATAAGCTATGATAAAATTATACATGGAATAAAACATCCTAAGTATATATATAGAGGAGTTATTGCTGGTATAGCGCATTATGGAAATAACATGGGTATACCAAATGTATCAGGAAGTATTATTTTTGATGAAGGTTATATAGGAAATCCTATAGTTTATTGTGGTTGTATAGGAATACTTCATAAGTCTCAATATATAAAAGAAACGAAAGTAGGAGATTATGCAATATTAATAGGAGGAAAAACTGGAAGAGATGGAATTCATGGTGTGACTTTTGCTTCTACTGAACTTTCTGAAAATAGTGATGAGCTTAGAAGTGCAGTACAAATACCAAATCCATTTATGGAAGAAAAATTAAGAAGAGCAATAATAACTATAAGAAATGAAAAACTAGCTTCTGGAATAACTGATTTAGGAGGAGGGGGGATTTCATGTGCAATAGGAGAAACTGCTTATAAACATGGACTTGGAATAGAAGTTATATTAGATAATGTTCATTTAAAAGAACCTGGATTGGCTCCTTGGGAAATTTGGATTTCTGAATCACAAGAAAGAATGTTAATAACAGTTCCAAAAAATAATTTAGAAAAAGTTCTTCAAATACTTAATGATGAAGATGTTGAATATTCAATACTTGGAATTTTTGATAATAGCAAAGTTTTAAGAGTAAAATATAAAGGAATTTTAATATGTGAAATTAATATTGAATTTCTCTATAATCCTCCAAAAATAATTAGAAAAGCTACAAGTATAAAATATGAAGAAATTAATCAAGAAATTCCAGAATCAAAGAATATTGACGAAGAAATTCTTGAACTTTTATCAAGTCCTAATATTAGAAGTAAAGAAGAAGTTATTAGAACTTATGATCATGAAGTTAGAGGATGTACAGTAATAAAACCATTGCAAGGAGATAATGGTGGTCCAAATGATGCTTCAGTAATAAAACCACTTAAAGAGTCTTGGATGGGTGTAGTAATTTCATGTGGGATAAATCCATTTTATCCTGATCCTTATTGGATGGCTGCAGCTTCAATAGAAGAAGCCATAAGAAATAATACATGTGTAGGAGGAAGAAGAATTGCACTTTTAGATAACTTTGTATGGGGATCTCCTGAAAAAGAGGATAGAATGGGAAGTTTATTAAGAGCTATAGAAGCATGTTATGATTTTTCTAAAGCTTTAGATGCACCATTCATATCTGGAAAAGATAGTCTATACAATGAATCTCCATTAGGTTCAGTGAGACCTACTCTTCTTATTACAGGAATTGGAATTATACCAGATGTAAGAAAAGCAATAACTTCAAATTTAAAATCAGAAGGTAATTCAATTTATATTATTGGAATTACAAAAAATGAAATGGCAGGATCAGCTTATTTTAGAATGAGGGGAATTAATGGAGGAATATGCCCAAAAGTAAGAGTTGATTTATCAAAAAGAATCACTTCTGCAATTATAAAAGCAATAGATGAAGGAATAATAGAAGCATGTCATGATTTATCAGAAGGTGGACTTGGGGTAGCTGCAGCTGAAATGACAATAGCTTCAGAATTTGGCATGATGATTGATCTTAGAAAAGTACCTTCAGATATTAAAAAAAGTAATTTAATATTATTTTCTGAATCTCAATCAAGATTTTTAGTAGAAGTAAAAAAAGGATTTGAAAAAGTTTTTGAAAATATTTTCCAAGAAATTCCACATTCTCGTATTGGGATTGTTAAAGGAAAATCATTGAAAATATTAGATTTAGAAGGAAATTGTTGGGAATTAAGTTTGAATGAAATAAGAAGAGCTTGGAGAGGATAA
- a CDS encoding ATP-grasp domain-containing protein — MVKKLTIEERYEILKNVNSYREEYEKKLQPIEKLRTDKPAIFISIGGGELGDLAITAAKRHFGGINGGIKTVAFDRYYGFPAQDTADFYEVFNMMDGNTLEKYIRKYVPNPEEHHAIYLEVEMIDTERTFKLSMEEGYKVMSTPYGPLICMDRHSTKLMFDMLKLERVEWAYANNENELIKIAKDFGFPIIVKPVMTSSGHGTSIVMNENELISAYKYAKEHARGFGDEIIVEKFLPNLKSEGTEITQIVVRHFDENGKIVNSFLPPIEHKRPAATYHESWLPSTIKPSLEEKCKEYAGKIANFLGGIGVYAIEQFVIKDKVYNNEVANRPHDTGMITRWMLNLDEGALQLISTLGLPVPSIEISRKGVYGVAHVILAPEWIEGEKKVLGFNIRKMGKIKNGDLWYFGKPTAYAKRRMGLAIAFNENLDIARKEAEKIAHLAESCIEYGD, encoded by the coding sequence ATGGTAAAAAAATTAACCATAGAGGAAAGATATGAAATCCTAAAAAATGTAAATAGTTATAGAGAAGAATATGAGAAAAAACTTCAACCAATTGAAAAATTAAGAACTGATAAACCTGCAATTTTCATATCAATTGGTGGAGGAGAACTTGGTGATTTAGCAATAACAGCAGCTAAAAGACACTTTGGTGGAATTAATGGAGGAATAAAGACTGTTGCCTTTGATAGGTATTATGGCTTTCCTGCTCAAGATACTGCTGATTTCTATGAAGTATTTAATATGATGGATGGAAATACTCTTGAAAAATACATAAGAAAATATGTTCCAAATCCTGAAGAACATCATGCCATATATTTAGAAGTAGAAATGATAGATACAGAAAGAACATTTAAACTTTCCATGGAAGAAGGATATAAGGTTATGTCAACTCCATATGGTCCATTAATATGCATGGATAGACATTCAACTAAGCTTATGTTTGATATGCTTAAACTTGAAAGAGTTGAATGGGCATATGCTAATAATGAAAATGAATTAATTAAAATAGCAAAAGATTTTGGTTTTCCAATAATAGTAAAGCCAGTAATGACTTCAAGTGGCCATGGAACTTCTATTGTTATGAATGAAAATGAATTAATTTCTGCATATAAATATGCTAAAGAGCATGCAAGAGGATTTGGAGATGAAATAATAGTTGAAAAATTTTTACCAAATCTTAAATCTGAAGGAACTGAAATAACACAAATAGTAGTTAGACATTTTGATGAAAATGGAAAAATTGTAAATTCTTTTCTTCCACCAATTGAACATAAAAGACCTGCAGCAACTTATCATGAAAGTTGGCTTCCATCAACAATAAAACCTTCTTTAGAAGAAAAATGTAAAGAATATGCTGGAAAAATTGCTAATTTCTTAGGCGGTATTGGAGTATATGCTATAGAGCAATTTGTAATAAAAGATAAAGTGTATAATAATGAAGTTGCTAATAGACCTCATGATACTGGAATGATAACTAGATGGATGTTAAATTTAGATGAAGGAGCACTTCAATTAATATCAACACTTGGACTTCCAGTACCATCAATAGAAATTTCAAGAAAAGGAGTTTATGGAGTTGCTCATGTTATATTAGCTCCTGAGTGGATAGAAGGAGAGAAAAAAGTATTGGGCTTTAATATAAGGAAAATGGGCAAAATTAAAAATGGAGACTTATGGTATTTTGGTAAACCAACAGCTTATGCAAAAAGAAGAATGGGACTTGCTATAGCATTTAATGAAAATTTAGATATTGCAAGAAAAGAAGCTGAAAAAATAGCTCATTTAGCAGAATCATGTATAGAATATGGAGATTAA
- the purS gene encoding phosphoribosylformylglycinamidine synthase subunit PurS, with amino-acid sequence MKVSIEIRLKKGYFDPEGEVTKEALKDLGFPVNNVKVSKLYTIEINVNNEEEAIKIAQDMCKKLLANPTKDEFLIKVLSNEEHN; translated from the coding sequence ATGAAGGTAAGTATAGAAATAAGATTAAAGAAGGGATATTTTGATCCAGAAGGTGAAGTAACTAAAGAAGCATTAAAAGATTTAGGTTTTCCAGTAAACAATGTTAAAGTAAGCAAATTATACACTATTGAAATAAATGTGAATAATGAAGAAGAAGCTATTAAAATAGCTCAAGATATGTGTAAGAAACTTCTTGCTAATCCAACTAAAGATGAATTTTTAATTAAGGTGCTTTCTAATGAAGAACATAATTGA
- the purD gene encoding phosphoribosylamine--glycine ligase gives MKILIVGGAGREHAIALAFSRSVYSPKIYCISEMINIGIKKIVDASGGEYFRGNINNPEEVAKFASKVDLVFIGPEEPNFHGVPDKLEEMGIPCIGANKAVSEIEMSKASMRDIQWKYKIPGRLWYKKFKNFEEAIPYIEEYAESIALKPARQAGGKGVKVIEDFQVYLQDEKRKIKKQHAESIVKEYMKDYDLEYKLLIEERVWGPEYTLQCFTDGRTVLPMPAVQDNKHAFDGDLGMETGGMGSISCGRTIKYGIDSDISILTEEEYWKSVEIVRMMVEAIQKETGKKYHGVVAGQMMLTSIWGPTIIEMYSRFGDPEAANVLTILKTDIVEICEAIIDERLNTIKAEFEEKAVVVKAVCPEGYPNNRNLAKNHPVKIDNENGILFASVDIINGKIVTGGSRIVECIGIGNTIPEASLIAEKLCHNVKLEDGWRTFHRSDIGSEKSFRRRLELANLAREIYQYRERKGLLGRKIIWIPGKGLMEVG, from the coding sequence TTGAAAATCTTAATTGTTGGAGGAGCTGGAAGAGAACATGCAATTGCATTAGCATTCTCAAGGAGCGTATATTCTCCTAAGATATATTGTATTTCTGAAATGATTAATATTGGAATAAAGAAAATAGTAGATGCAAGTGGAGGAGAATACTTTAGAGGAAATATTAATAATCCTGAAGAAGTTGCTAAATTTGCAAGTAAAGTAGATTTAGTCTTCATAGGACCTGAAGAACCTAATTTTCATGGAGTACCAGATAAACTTGAAGAAATGGGAATTCCATGTATAGGTGCAAATAAAGCAGTATCAGAAATAGAAATGTCAAAAGCTAGTATGAGAGATATTCAATGGAAGTATAAAATACCAGGAAGATTGTGGTATAAAAAATTTAAAAATTTTGAAGAAGCTATACCTTATATAGAAGAATATGCTGAAAGTATAGCTTTAAAACCTGCAAGACAAGCTGGAGGTAAAGGAGTAAAAGTAATAGAAGATTTTCAAGTTTATTTACAAGATGAAAAAAGGAAAATAAAAAAACAACATGCTGAATCCATAGTTAAAGAATATATGAAAGATTATGATTTAGAATATAAGCTTTTAATAGAAGAAAGAGTTTGGGGACCAGAATATACACTTCAATGTTTTACTGATGGAAGAACAGTTTTACCAATGCCAGCAGTTCAAGATAATAAACATGCCTTTGATGGAGATTTAGGAATGGAAACTGGTGGAATGGGATCAATATCATGTGGAAGAACTATAAAATATGGTATTGATAGTGACATTAGTATACTCACAGAAGAAGAGTATTGGAAATCAGTAGAAATTGTAAGAATGATGGTAGAAGCTATTCAAAAAGAAACAGGTAAAAAATATCATGGAGTTGTAGCTGGACAAATGATGTTAACTTCTATATGGGGGCCAACTATAATAGAAATGTATTCTAGATTTGGGGATCCTGAAGCTGCTAATGTACTTACAATTTTAAAAACAGATATTGTTGAAATATGTGAAGCAATAATTGATGAAAGATTAAATACTATAAAAGCAGAATTTGAAGAAAAAGCTGTTGTTGTAAAAGCAGTATGTCCTGAAGGATATCCAAATAATAGAAATTTAGCAAAAAACCATCCTGTTAAAATTGATAATGAAAATGGAATTCTTTTTGCCTCAGTTGATATAATTAATGGAAAAATTGTTACAGGAGGTTCTAGAATTGTAGAATGTATTGGTATTGGAAACACTATTCCTGAAGCAAGTCTTATAGCAGAAAAACTTTGTCATAATGTAAAATTAGAAGATGGATGGAGGACATTTCATAGGAGTGATATTGGTAGTGAAAAATCATTTAGAAGAAGACTTGAACTTGCAAATTTAGCTAGAGAAATTTATCAATATAGAGAAAGAAAAGGCTTGCTTGGAAGAAAGATAATTTGGATTCCAGGTAAGGGATTAATGGAGGTTGGATAA